From Triticum aestivum cultivar Chinese Spring chromosome 4A, IWGSC CS RefSeq v2.1, whole genome shotgun sequence, a single genomic window includes:
- the LOC123082049 gene encoding transcription factor JAMYB, translated as MDVVLQSRSSNSMAAEPEEETELRRGPWTVDEDLTLINYIADHGEGRWNALARAAGLRRTGKSCRLRWLNYLRPDVKRGNFTADEQLLILDLHSRWGNRWSKIAQHLPGRTDNEIKNYWRTRVQKHAKQLNCDVGSATFKDAMRYLWMPRLVERIHAAAGDPTIGDTSCASGVRSMATTAATATTYPENNSAASAVTTSRSASSGSFTSELCGEEKNLHVHGSGEKTTSGGDWMQEADQEFWAMHMQIQPEDGGLFHVDHELSGWVQGFSDVGVSADNLWSLEDIWKMQ; from the exons ATGGATGTGGTGCTGCAGAGTCGTAGCAGCAACAGCATGGcggcggagccggaggaggagacggagctccggcgagggccgTGGACGGTGGACGAGGACCTTACGCTGATCAACTACATCGCGGACCACGGCGAGGGCCGCTGGAACGCGCTGGCGCGGGCCGCCGGCCTGAGGCGCACGGGGAAGAGCTGCCGGCTGCGGTGGCTGAACTACCTCCGCCCCGACGTGAAGCGCGGCAACTTCACCGCCGACGAGCAGCTCCTCATCCTCGACCTCCACTCTCGCTGGGGCAACCG GTGGTCGAAGATCGCGCAGCACCTCCCGGGTCGGACGGACAACGAGATCAAGAACTACTGGAGGACCAGGGTGCAGAAGCACGCGAAGCAgctcaactgcgacgtcggcagcGCCACCTTCAAGGATGCCATGAGGTACCTCTGGATGCCTCGCCTCGTCGAGCGCATCCACGCCGCCGCCGGCGATCCCACAATCGGCGACACCTCGTGCGCGTCAGGAGTCAGGTCGATGGCTACCACCGCCGCCACGGCCACCACATATCCCGAGAACAACTCTGCCGCCAGCGCGGTCACCACCAGCAGGTCGGCATCGTCGGGTTCCTTCACGTCGGAGCTCTGCGGCGAGGAGAAGAACCTGCATGTCCATGGCAGCGGCGAGAAGACAACGAGCGGAGGGGACTGGATGCAGGAAGCGGACCAAGAGTTCTGGGCCATGCATATGCAGATCCAGCCTGAGGACGGTGGCCTTTTCCACGTCGACCACGAGCTTAGCGGATGGGTGCAGGGCTTCTCCGACGTCGGCGTTTCGGCTGACAATCTCTGGAGCCTCGAGGACATATGGAAGATGCAATGA